One Pararhizobium sp. IMCC3301 DNA segment encodes these proteins:
- a CDS encoding pyruvate dehydrogenase complex E1 component subunit beta — MPIDILMPALSPTMEEGTLAKWLKKEGDKVSSGDVLAEIETDKATMEVEAIDEGVLGKIFVEEGTENVKVNVRIAVILEDGESADSISSSETSAGSSSSAASNSSEASDDADPAAASASAPVAAQPAAAKTPSDPEIPEGTAMVSTTVREALRDAMAEEMRRDEDVFVMGEEVAEYQGAYKITQGLLQEFGARRVVDTPITEHGFAGLGVGAAMAGLKPIVEFMTFNFAMQAIDHIINSAAKTLYMSGGQMGAPIVFRGPNGAASRVGAQHSHDYAAWYSNVPGLKVVMPYSAADAKGLLKAAIRDPNPVIFLENEILYGQSFDVPDMEDLVLPIGKARIARTGSDVTLVSFGIGMSYALKAAEELAAMGVEAEVIDLRTLRPMDIDSVIKSVQKTGRCVAVEEGFPQSGVGAEIVAQLMEKAFDFLDAPVLRVCGKDVPMPYAANLEKLALPNVGEVIDAAKAVTYTD; from the coding sequence ATGCCTATTGATATTTTGATGCCCGCGCTTTCCCCGACCATGGAAGAAGGCACACTGGCTAAATGGTTGAAGAAGGAGGGCGATAAGGTTTCCTCCGGTGACGTGTTGGCCGAAATCGAGACTGACAAGGCGACAATGGAAGTGGAAGCCATTGACGAGGGCGTTCTGGGTAAAATCTTCGTCGAAGAGGGAACTGAAAACGTCAAGGTGAACGTCCGAATTGCGGTTATTCTGGAAGATGGCGAAAGCGCTGATTCAATTTCCAGTTCTGAAACCTCTGCGGGTTCCAGCAGCTCTGCTGCATCCAACTCATCTGAAGCTTCCGATGACGCTGACCCAGCCGCAGCTTCTGCATCGGCTCCGGTCGCAGCCCAGCCAGCGGCGGCGAAAACACCGTCTGATCCGGAAATTCCGGAGGGCACAGCAATGGTGTCAACCACCGTTCGAGAAGCATTGCGCGATGCGATGGCCGAAGAGATGCGCCGGGACGAGGACGTTTTCGTCATGGGCGAGGAAGTGGCTGAATATCAGGGTGCCTATAAGATCACCCAGGGTCTGCTGCAGGAATTTGGCGCCCGGCGCGTTGTGGATACGCCCATTACCGAACATGGCTTTGCCGGCCTGGGTGTCGGTGCGGCGATGGCCGGTCTGAAGCCGATCGTCGAATTCATGACCTTTAATTTCGCCATGCAGGCAATTGACCATATCATCAATTCTGCCGCCAAGACGCTTTACATGTCCGGCGGCCAGATGGGCGCGCCGATAGTCTTTCGCGGGCCCAATGGAGCGGCTTCAAGGGTGGGGGCGCAACACAGTCATGATTATGCCGCGTGGTATTCCAATGTGCCTGGCCTGAAAGTGGTGATGCCGTATTCGGCAGCGGATGCAAAGGGCTTGCTGAAAGCTGCCATTCGTGATCCCAATCCGGTCATATTTCTGGAAAACGAGATTCTGTACGGCCAGTCTTTTGATGTGCCGGATATGGAAGATCTGGTTCTGCCGATCGGCAAGGCCCGGATTGCGCGCACCGGCAGCGATGTTACGCTGGTGTCGTTCGGAATTGGCATGAGCTATGCCTTGAAGGCGGCGGAAGAACTGGCCGCAATGGGCGTTGAGGCGGAAGTCATAGATCTTCGCACCCTTCGTCCGATGGATATTGATAGTGTCATTAAATCCGTTCAGAAAACCGGGCGCTGCGTCGCTGTGGAAGAAGGTTTCCCTCAATCAGGTGTCGGGGCGGAGATTGTCGCTCAACTGATGGAGAAGGCGTTTGATTTCCTTGATGCGCCGGTGCTGCGGGTCTGCGGCAAGGATGTGCCGATGCCTTATGCAGCCAATCTTGAAAAACTCGCCCTGCCGAATGTGGGCGAAGTGATTGATGCGGCCAAGGCTGTTACCTACACCGACTGA
- the pdhA gene encoding pyruvate dehydrogenase (acetyl-transferring) E1 component subunit alpha — MAAAKQSTSRAKTSAAKATGSRVAATPNARKTRSKSTKPAIAEFNKDQEVKAFRDMLLIRRFEEKAGQLYGMGLIGGFCHLYIGQEAVVVGMQMAIEDGDQVITGYRDHGHMLVCGMDPKGVMAELTGRSGGYSRGKGGSMHMFSKEKDFYGGHGIVGGQVSLGTGLAFSNRYRKNDRVTLTYFGDGAANQGQVYESLNMAELWKLPCIYIIENNRYAMGTSVARSSSQPDFYKRGESFGVPGKQVDGMDVRSVKALGDEAVNWCRGGKGPMILEMLTYRYRGHSMSDPAKYRSKEEVQKMRDEQDPIEQVRKRLLEKDWAKESELKEFDKEVRSIVAEAAEYAQANPEPDASELWTDIYR, encoded by the coding sequence ATGGCTGCCGCAAAGCAATCGACATCTCGCGCGAAGACATCCGCTGCAAAAGCGACCGGGTCCCGCGTTGCCGCGACACCAAATGCACGAAAAACCAGAAGCAAATCCACAAAACCGGCAATAGCCGAGTTTAACAAGGATCAGGAGGTCAAGGCCTTCAGGGACATGCTCCTTATTCGCAGGTTCGAGGAGAAAGCCGGACAGCTTTACGGAATGGGCCTGATTGGCGGATTCTGCCATCTCTATATCGGGCAGGAGGCGGTTGTTGTCGGTATGCAGATGGCGATTGAGGACGGCGACCAGGTTATTACAGGTTACCGGGATCATGGACATATGCTGGTTTGCGGCATGGATCCCAAGGGTGTGATGGCAGAGTTGACTGGCCGCAGCGGTGGATACTCCCGCGGCAAAGGCGGCTCGATGCACATGTTCTCGAAAGAAAAAGATTTCTATGGCGGTCATGGCATCGTCGGTGGGCAGGTGTCGCTGGGAACCGGACTGGCGTTCTCGAACCGGTATCGCAAGAATGACCGGGTGACATTGACCTATTTCGGGGATGGTGCGGCGAACCAGGGCCAGGTCTATGAAAGCCTGAATATGGCTGAGCTATGGAAACTGCCCTGCATCTATATCATCGAGAATAACCGCTATGCGATGGGCACTTCTGTGGCGCGATCTTCCTCGCAGCCCGATTTCTACAAACGCGGAGAAAGTTTTGGCGTGCCCGGCAAACAGGTCGACGGCATGGATGTGCGCTCGGTGAAAGCGCTCGGCGATGAAGCGGTGAACTGGTGCCGCGGTGGCAAGGGGCCGATGATCCTGGAAATGCTGACATATCGCTATCGCGGTCATTCGATGTCTGACCCGGCGAAATATCGTTCCAAAGAAGAAGTTCAGAAAATGCGTGATGAGCAGGATCCGATTGAACAGGTCCGCAAGCGTCTGCTTGAAAAAGACTGGGCCAAGGAGAGCGAATTGAAAGAATTCGACAAGGAAGTCCGTTCCATCGTTGCCGAGGCTGCGGAATATGCTCAAGCAAATCCGGAACCGGATGCATCTGAGCTTTGGACAGATATTTACCGCTAA
- a CDS encoding septum formation initiator family protein, with protein sequence MSTRYRRQSLYGRLFLPLLTALVLSYFAFHALTGRYGYRALQTQQLRISELQERRSNLLDERRAKRERASLLKLAAIDPDLLDERARQLLGYVRSDELLIYFDR encoded by the coding sequence ATGTCCACTCGATACAGAAGACAAAGCCTGTATGGTCGGCTTTTTCTACCTTTGCTGACTGCACTTGTGCTCAGCTATTTTGCCTTCCATGCCCTGACCGGCCGTTACGGTTACCGAGCTTTGCAAACTCAGCAATTGCGGATATCTGAACTGCAGGAGCGGCGCAGTAATCTGCTTGATGAACGCCGAGCCAAGCGTGAGCGGGCAAGCTTGCTGAAGCTGGCTGCGATTGATCCCGATCTGCTTGATGAGCGCGCCAGACAGCTTCTGGGTTATGTCCGTTCAGATGAGTTGTTGATCTATTTTGATCGCTAA
- the eno gene encoding phosphopyruvate hydratase, which yields MTAIVDIVAREILDSRGNPTVEVDVVLEDGSMGRAAVPSGASTGAHEAVELRDGGSRYLGKGVMKAVEAVNTEIFDAIGGFEVENQIHIDRTMIELDGTANKARLGANAILGVSLACAKAASDAAGLPLYRYVGGTNARDLPVPMMNIINGGEHADNPIDVQEFMIMPVGADTFREALRMGSEIFHTLKKGLSAAGHNTNVGDEGGFAPNLASTDDALGFIMKSVESAGYKPGEDVFLALDCAATEFYKNETYNLKGEGKTLGSEEMASYLADLVSRYPIISIEDGMSEDDWSGWNALTRMIGDKCQLVGDDLFVTNTKRLARGIVEKSANSLLVKVNQIGTLTETLEAVEMAHKAGFTAVMSHRSGETEDSTIADLAVALNCGQIKTGSLARSDRLAKYNQLLRIEEELGTQARFAGRGILKN from the coding sequence ATGACGGCCATTGTCGATATTGTAGCGCGTGAGATTCTGGACAGTCGCGGAAATCCTACCGTCGAGGTGGATGTGGTTCTGGAAGACGGGTCGATGGGGCGGGCAGCGGTTCCATCGGGCGCATCAACCGGGGCTCATGAAGCGGTTGAATTGCGGGACGGCGGCTCACGCTATCTCGGCAAGGGCGTTATGAAAGCGGTTGAGGCGGTCAACACCGAAATATTCGATGCGATTGGCGGCTTTGAGGTTGAAAATCAAATCCACATTGATCGCACCATGATTGAGCTTGATGGCACTGCCAACAAGGCGAGGCTCGGCGCCAACGCGATTCTAGGTGTCTCACTGGCCTGCGCCAAAGCGGCCTCTGATGCTGCCGGCCTGCCGCTTTACCGTTATGTCGGGGGCACCAATGCCAGGGACCTTCCGGTGCCGATGATGAACATCATCAATGGTGGTGAGCATGCGGATAACCCGATTGACGTGCAGGAATTCATGATCATGCCGGTGGGCGCAGACACTTTCCGCGAAGCGCTGCGCATGGGCTCGGAGATTTTCCATACACTCAAAAAAGGTCTGAGTGCGGCCGGTCACAATACCAATGTCGGTGATGAAGGTGGCTTTGCTCCCAATCTTGCTTCTACAGATGATGCCCTTGGCTTTATTATGAAGTCAGTCGAGAGCGCCGGATACAAGCCAGGGGAAGACGTGTTTCTGGCGCTTGATTGCGCCGCCACGGAATTTTACAAAAACGAAACCTACAATCTGAAAGGTGAAGGCAAAACCCTTGGTTCTGAAGAGATGGCAAGTTATCTGGCCGATCTTGTTTCGCGCTATCCGATCATCTCGATTGAAGACGGTATGTCCGAGGATGACTGGAGCGGCTGGAATGCGCTGACGCGTATGATCGGAGACAAGTGTCAATTGGTTGGCGACGATCTGTTTGTCACCAATACCAAACGCCTGGCTCGTGGCATCGTGGAAAAATCAGCAAACTCACTGCTCGTCAAGGTCAATCAGATCGGCACCCTGACTGAAACCCTGGAAGCGGTTGAAATGGCTCACAAGGCTGGCTTTACTGCCGTCATGTCACACCGATCGGGAGAAACTGAAGACAGCACGATTGCCGATCTTGCTGTGGCCCTCAACTGCGGTCAGATCAAAACCGGTTCGCTGGCCCGGTCCGACCGTCTGGCGAAATACAATCAGCTTCTGAGAATTGAGGAAGAACTTGGTACACAGGCACGGTTTGCCGGCCGGGGCATTTTGAAAAACTGA
- the hspQ gene encoding heat shock protein HspQ — protein MTQTETRKSALTGRAAKFSIGDVVKHRIYAFRGVIFDVDPEFSNTDEWWDSIPEDVRPSKDQPFYHLFAENDETEYVAYVSEQNLLPDTSGDPVRHPQVAEVFENIKDGRYQPFDILKH, from the coding sequence ATGACCCAGACTGAGACACGAAAAAGTGCACTGACCGGGCGCGCTGCGAAATTCAGCATTGGCGATGTTGTGAAACATCGTATCTATGCCTTTCGCGGCGTAATTTTTGACGTCGATCCGGAATTTTCAAATACGGATGAATGGTGGGATTCCATTCCCGAAGATGTCCGACCCAGCAAGGACCAGCCATTTTATCATCTTTTCGCTGAAAATGATGAGACTGAATATGTGGCTTATGTCTCTGAACAGAACCTTTTGCCGGATACCAGTGGCGACCCCGTGCGTCATCCCCAAGTGGCAGAAGTGTTTGAAAACATCAAGGACGGGCGCTATCAACCCTTTGATATTCTGAAACACTGA
- a CDS encoding invasion associated locus B family protein, producing the protein MNSSKSPQRIDRCFRPQAGACGRTPHCGVLKSRNILVKKRKSSFTMALMNTQIFTRLLPVVGLLLAAANSGASFAQETSAPGNQWTKLCTVEKKSKTKVCLVTQEIRSATGQFLASVAVREINGPEKQTVVVSVPPGMLLQPGMRLQVDDHEEQEVKYGICFPKYCYSELAIKPNFIAEMKGGEKLVVTAFSQQGKAIGFELTLAGFTSSYDGDPIDPAEIKAQREKIQQELAEKAKAARDNLIKQQEDATKN; encoded by the coding sequence TTGAACAGCAGCAAAAGCCCGCAGCGAATTGATCGGTGCTTTCGGCCGCAAGCAGGTGCCTGCGGCCGGACCCCTCATTGTGGTGTGTTAAAATCTCGGAATATCCTGGTAAAAAAACGAAAGTCTTCCTTTACAATGGCTCTTATGAACACACAGATATTCACTAGACTGCTACCGGTTGTCGGTCTGCTGCTTGCAGCAGCGAATTCCGGAGCGTCTTTTGCTCAGGAAACAAGTGCACCTGGCAATCAATGGACCAAACTCTGTACGGTTGAAAAAAAGTCCAAAACGAAGGTTTGTCTGGTCACCCAGGAAATCCGCTCTGCGACCGGTCAGTTTCTGGCGTCTGTTGCCGTTCGCGAAATCAACGGCCCGGAAAAACAGACTGTGGTTGTTTCGGTTCCACCGGGAATGCTGCTGCAGCCCGGCATGCGCCTGCAAGTCGATGACCACGAAGAGCAAGAAGTCAAATATGGTATCTGTTTTCCAAAATACTGCTATTCGGAACTGGCCATAAAACCGAACTTCATTGCGGAAATGAAGGGTGGTGAAAAGCTTGTTGTTACCGCATTCAGCCAGCAGGGAAAGGCGATCGGCTTTGAACTGACGCTGGCGGGATTCACATCAAGCTATGATGGTGATCCGATTGATCCGGCAGAAATCAAGGCGCAGCGTGAAAAAATTCAACAGGAACTGGCTGAAAAGGCCAAAGCGGCCAGAGATAACCTCATCAAGCAGCAGGAAGACGCGACTAAGAATTAG
- a CDS encoding invasion associated locus B family protein, with protein MSLLNQKIATATTIAAAVLAVGFGGAAHAQENTPAETAWVKVCNKDPNSEKDVCLTTQEIRADTGQFLASVAVREIGGNEKQSLVIAVPPGMLIQPGLRLQVDKNKQKEIKYGICFPNACYAELPIDPAVVAEMKRGNELILTTLNQQAKAINFKLTLVGFTASYDGSPIDPAQLKVQQEKLREELQQKAEAARQRLIEQQQKPAAN; from the coding sequence ATGTCCCTTTTAAATCAGAAAATCGCAACCGCAACGACGATTGCAGCAGCTGTTCTGGCTGTTGGCTTTGGCGGGGCTGCGCATGCCCAGGAAAACACTCCAGCTGAGACCGCCTGGGTGAAGGTGTGTAACAAGGATCCGAATTCCGAAAAGGATGTCTGTTTAACCACCCAGGAAATCCGTGCCGACACCGGTCAGTTTCTGGCGTCAGTCGCCGTGCGCGAGATTGGCGGCAACGAGAAACAGAGCCTGGTGATTGCTGTGCCGCCGGGGATGCTTATCCAGCCGGGGCTGAGGCTTCAGGTCGACAAGAACAAGCAGAAGGAAATCAAATACGGTATTTGTTTCCCAAACGCCTGTTATGCGGAACTGCCGATTGATCCAGCAGTGGTGGCTGAAATGAAGCGGGGCAACGAGTTGATCCTGACAACGCTTAATCAACAGGCCAAAGCGATCAATTTCAAACTTACTCTGGTCGGGTTTACGGCAAGCTATGACGGCAGCCCGATCGATCCGGCTCAGTTGAAGGTTCAGCAGGAGAAACTGCGCGAAGAATTGCAGCAGAAGGCTGAAGCTGCGCGCCAGCGCCTGATTGAACAGCAGCAAAAGCCCGCAGCGAATTGA
- a CDS encoding extracellular solute-binding protein, with translation MISTVRPVLTGNNGWFTRLSLFFILLYPMAGGPASAAERAQDAPVGPEYTGEVANPPHGLAMHGQPELPADFENFSYVNPDAPQGGRISYGFNGSFDSLNQFIVRGVAPRGLMDGVLGSNVYEGLMYRNRDEAFTMYGLIADTIKTDPERTFLEVTIHPDAKFSDGEPIKVEDLLFTIDLFREKGRPPYSRWMQAIESVERIGERGVRMNLGDGQNRELPLLLGIIPILPKHAIDFDTFDQSNLTPILGSGPYVISDVNPGTRVVLKKNPDYWARDLPVRIGFDNFDEIIIDYYREESSRFEAFRKGLFDTNPEGNPARWSGDYDFPAVRNGQIVLDTYQTATPSGMQAIIFNTRQDKFADKRVREAFTYLFDFEWVNTNLFAGAYERTASLFHNSELSSYQRPVEEAEKVLLGTYIDQVSPDILDGTYAPPSSDGSGGDRKNLRKAVQLFRDAGYVLKDGKMVNAETGEQLSVEFMSKAQQEERLALALQRNVERVGIEMTIRTVDSAQYWERWKRFDFDLLIHTYTASLSPGSEQYGRWGQVAANSEGSLNLSGASDPAIDAMIDALVAARDREDFVTAVRAFDRMVVSGTYFIPLFHTPGQWLARRTRIAVPEKTSIYGYQPATWWAAQ, from the coding sequence GTGATTTCCACTGTAAGGCCGGTTTTAACAGGCAACAATGGCTGGTTCACCAGGTTGAGCCTGTTTTTTATTCTGCTGTATCCCATGGCCGGCGGCCCGGCATCTGCGGCTGAGCGAGCGCAGGACGCTCCCGTCGGACCGGAATACACCGGTGAGGTTGCCAACCCGCCGCATGGCCTGGCCATGCATGGCCAGCCCGAATTACCTGCCGATTTTGAGAATTTTTCCTACGTCAATCCCGATGCGCCGCAAGGTGGCCGCATCTCTTATGGCTTTAACGGCTCATTCGACAGTCTGAATCAGTTTATTGTCCGCGGAGTTGCACCTCGCGGTCTGATGGACGGCGTTCTGGGATCAAATGTCTATGAAGGCCTGATGTACCGCAATCGCGACGAAGCCTTCACCATGTATGGTCTGATTGCAGACACGATCAAGACCGACCCGGAGCGCACATTCCTTGAAGTGACCATCCACCCGGATGCGAAATTTTCCGATGGTGAGCCGATCAAGGTGGAAGATCTTCTGTTTACGATTGATCTGTTCCGCGAAAAAGGCCGGCCACCTTACAGCCGCTGGATGCAGGCGATTGAGAGCGTGGAACGCATTGGTGAGCGCGGTGTCCGGATGAATCTGGGCGATGGACAGAATCGCGAATTACCGCTGCTGCTGGGAATCATTCCGATCCTCCCAAAACACGCCATCGACTTTGACACCTTTGATCAATCAAATCTGACGCCAATCCTCGGTTCCGGTCCCTATGTGATTTCCGACGTGAACCCGGGCACCCGGGTAGTGTTGAAGAAGAACCCGGATTATTGGGCCAGGGATCTTCCGGTCCGAATTGGCTTTGATAATTTCGATGAAATTATTATTGATTATTATCGCGAGGAAAGCTCCCGCTTTGAGGCTTTCCGCAAGGGCCTGTTTGACACCAATCCGGAAGGCAATCCGGCACGTTGGTCGGGTGATTATGATTTTCCGGCGGTGCGCAATGGCCAGATCGTACTGGATACCTACCAGACCGCCACCCCGTCCGGTATGCAGGCGATAATTTTCAACACAAGGCAGGATAAATTTGCCGACAAGCGCGTGCGCGAGGCCTTCACCTATCTGTTCGATTTTGAATGGGTCAACACAAATCTGTTTGCCGGGGCCTATGAACGCACCGCGAGTCTGTTTCACAATTCCGAATTATCGTCCTATCAGCGCCCGGTCGAAGAAGCCGAAAAGGTGCTTTTGGGGACTTATATCGACCAGGTTTCTCCGGACATTCTTGACGGAACCTATGCACCACCCAGCAGCGATGGCAGCGGCGGCGACCGCAAAAACCTGCGCAAGGCCGTCCAATTGTTCCGCGACGCCGGCTACGTGCTGAAAGACGGTAAAATGGTCAATGCCGAAACCGGCGAACAGCTGTCTGTTGAATTCATGAGCAAGGCTCAGCAGGAGGAACGGCTGGCCCTGGCGCTGCAACGCAATGTCGAGCGCGTCGGCATTGAAATGACCATCCGTACGGTTGATTCCGCGCAATATTGGGAACGCTGGAAACGCTTCGACTTTGATCTGCTGATCCATACCTACACGGCATCCCTGTCGCCCGGATCCGAGCAATATGGTCGCTGGGGACAGGTGGCCGCGAACTCAGAGGGCAGCCTCAATCTGTCTGGTGCCAGCGATCCGGCGATTGATGCGATGATCGACGCACTGGTGGCCGCACGAGACCGCGAGGATTTCGTCACCGCTGTACGGGCCTTTGACCGCATGGTTGTTTCGGGAACTTATTTCATTCCCCTGTTTCACACACCCGGCCAGTGGCTTGCACGGCGAACACGTATTGCAGTACCGGAAAAAACGTCCATCTATGGGTATCAGCCGGCCACATGGTGGGCCGCACAATAA
- a CDS encoding DsbA family oxidoreductase, with translation MHNVRVDIVSDVMCPWCYIGKKRLDLASELLDGIHLDVHWLPFQLDGTLPKQGKPRADYLAGKFGGKERAQIAYSQIEETGAAMDIPFAFDLIEYSSNTLDAHRLIHWAEQEDLQNQMAERLFQAYFLEGQNIGDDDVLAALSGEVGMDDDEILDRLHTDLAKDIVKQQIGESQKLGISGVPCFILGQKYAVMGAQEPETLAEAITRTATEASAQAAS, from the coding sequence ATGCACAACGTCAGGGTCGATATCGTATCGGACGTGATGTGTCCCTGGTGCTATATCGGGAAAAAGCGGCTTGATCTTGCAAGCGAATTGCTTGATGGCATTCATCTGGATGTGCACTGGCTGCCTTTCCAGCTGGATGGCACGCTGCCGAAGCAAGGCAAACCCAGAGCGGATTATCTGGCAGGCAAATTCGGCGGCAAGGAGCGCGCCCAGATTGCCTATTCTCAAATCGAGGAAACCGGCGCGGCGATGGACATTCCCTTTGCGTTTGACCTGATCGAATATTCCTCAAATACGCTTGACGCACACCGTCTCATCCATTGGGCCGAGCAAGAGGATTTGCAAAACCAGATGGCCGAGCGCCTGTTTCAGGCCTATTTTCTCGAGGGTCAGAATATCGGCGATGATGATGTGCTGGCAGCCTTGTCGGGTGAGGTCGGCATGGATGATGATGAAATCCTCGACAGGCTGCATACGGATCTGGCAAAAGACATTGTAAAACAGCAGATCGGCGAATCCCAGAAACTCGGAATTTCCGGCGTTCCCTGCTTCATTCTTGGCCAGAAATATGCGGTCATGGGCGCACAGGAGCCCGAAACCCTGGCAGAAGCGATCACCCGCACGGCAACGGAAGCCTCGGCTCAGGCCGCTTCCTGA